The proteins below are encoded in one region of Aequorivita iocasae:
- the lptB gene encoding LPS export ABC transporter ATP-binding protein: MKLKAENLMKSYKGRKVVKGITVEVNQGEIVGLLGPNGAGKTTSFYMIVGLIKPNGGNIFLEGTEITKYPMYKRAQNGIGYLAQEASVFRKLSVEDNILSVLQLTKLSKKEQRAKMESLIEEFGLGHIRKNRGDLLSGGERRRTEIARALATDPHFILLDEPFAGVDPVAVEDIQRIVAQLKNKNIGILITDHNVQETLAITDRTYLMFEGSILKHGVPEELAADEMVRKVYLGQNFELRKKKLEF, from the coding sequence ATGAAGCTAAAAGCCGAAAACTTAATGAAATCCTATAAAGGCCGAAAGGTCGTTAAGGGCATCACAGTGGAAGTAAACCAAGGAGAAATCGTGGGTTTGCTCGGACCAAATGGAGCTGGCAAAACCACTTCCTTTTATATGATTGTGGGATTGATAAAACCCAACGGCGGGAATATTTTTTTAGAAGGCACCGAAATAACAAAGTACCCTATGTACAAACGCGCACAGAACGGCATTGGTTATTTGGCACAGGAAGCATCGGTTTTTAGGAAGTTGAGCGTTGAAGACAATATTTTGAGCGTTTTGCAGCTTACCAAGCTTTCAAAGAAAGAACAGCGCGCAAAAATGGAATCGCTTATCGAAGAATTTGGTTTAGGCCATATCCGCAAAAACCGCGGTGATCTTTTAAGTGGAGGAGAAAGACGAAGAACTGAGATTGCGCGCGCATTGGCAACCGACCCACATTTTATTCTTTTGGACGAACCTTTTGCTGGAGTTGACCCTGTTGCGGTGGAAGACATTCAGCGTATCGTAGCCCAACTTAAAAACAAAAATATCGGGATTCTTATTACCGATCACAACGTACAGGAAACACTGGCAATTACGGATAGGACTTATTTAATGTTTGAAGGAAGCATTCTAAAACACGGAGTGCCAGAGGAACTTGCCGCAGATGAAATGGTTAGAAAGGTATATCTTGGACAAAATTTTGAGCTTCGGAAGAAGAAGTTGGAGTTTTAA
- a CDS encoding carboxymuconolactone decarboxylase family protein produces the protein MKENIVEEFNAYRAKMNEKMLEDNNKIIKRIFNLDTNAYMEGVLPKKTKELLGLGNSLVLRCDDCVRYHLEECHKLGLTKEEVVEGMSISLLIGGTIVIPHLRRAFEYWEALEAQQV, from the coding sequence ATGAAAGAAAATATTGTAGAAGAATTCAATGCCTATCGCGCAAAGATGAACGAGAAGATGCTGGAAGATAACAACAAGATTATCAAGCGCATCTTTAATCTGGATACCAACGCCTATATGGAAGGTGTGCTTCCCAAGAAAACAAAGGAACTTTTGGGCTTGGGCAATTCACTGGTGTTGCGTTGTGATGATTGTGTGCGCTACCATTTGGAAGAATGCCACAAACTGGGCTTGACCAAGGAAGAAGTGGTTGAAGGGATGAGCATTTCACTTTTAATTGGCGGAACAATTGTAATTCCCCATTTGCGCAGGGCTTTTGAATATTGGGAAGCTTTGGAGGCGCAACAAGTTTAA
- a CDS encoding GxxExxY protein translates to MNENQIATKIIGCALEVHKALGPGLLESAYQECLFYKLKLEGLAVEKQKPMSLIFDEVKLEVGYRIDILVENKVVIEIKSVEALNDVHLAQTLTYMRLGGFKLGLLINFNVNLLKQGVKRVINGEL, encoded by the coding sequence ATGAATGAAAACCAAATAGCCACTAAGATTATTGGATGTGCACTAGAAGTCCATAAGGCACTAGGTCCGGGATTATTGGAATCGGCCTATCAGGAATGTTTATTTTATAAATTAAAGTTAGAGGGTTTAGCTGTTGAGAAACAAAAACCAATGTCACTCATATTTGATGAGGTGAAATTGGAGGTTGGATATCGAATAGATATATTGGTCGAAAATAAGGTTGTTATTGAGATAAAAAGTGTAGAGGCGTTAAACGATGTCCATTTAGCACAGACCCTTACCTATATGCGTCTTGGTGGTTTTAAACTGGGTCTTCTAATTAATTTTAATGTAAATCTGTTAAAGCAGGGTGTTAAAAGAGTTATTAACGGAGAATTGTAA
- a CDS encoding KpsF/GutQ family sugar-phosphate isomerase, translating into MNKQERIISVAKNTIETESKAIANLAHLVNEEFAGAVDYIYNSKGRVIITGIGKSANIATKIVATLNSTGTPAIFMHAADAIHGDLGTIQQNDTVICISKSGNTPEIKVLVPLIKAIDNKLIAITGNGESFLGQQADFVLNAYVEKEACPNNLAPTTSTTAQLVIGDALAMCLLDLRGFSSKDFAKFHPGGSLGKKLYLRVSNLTSLNEKPQVSPDTDVKKVIVEISEKMLGVTAVVENDEIIGIITDGDLRRMLTKTDSFAGLTAKDIMTQNPKKIANNAMAVEAMEMMDKYGITQILAEEKGKYSGVVHIHNLTKEGII; encoded by the coding sequence TTGAACAAGCAAGAGAGAATCATTTCCGTAGCAAAAAACACCATAGAAACTGAAAGTAAAGCCATTGCAAATCTGGCCCATTTGGTAAATGAGGAATTTGCTGGGGCAGTGGATTATATATACAACTCCAAAGGAAGGGTAATCATTACCGGAATCGGCAAAAGTGCCAATATTGCGACCAAAATTGTAGCTACTTTAAACTCTACGGGGACCCCTGCCATTTTTATGCACGCGGCAGATGCCATTCACGGTGACCTTGGAACTATTCAGCAGAACGATACCGTAATATGCATTTCAAAAAGTGGCAATACGCCCGAAATAAAAGTACTTGTTCCTTTAATAAAAGCTATTGATAATAAATTGATTGCCATTACAGGTAACGGCGAATCCTTTCTGGGGCAACAAGCTGATTTTGTGTTGAATGCTTATGTTGAGAAGGAAGCCTGCCCCAACAATCTTGCACCTACTACCAGTACCACCGCACAATTGGTTATAGGAGATGCATTGGCAATGTGCCTTTTGGACCTCCGCGGATTCTCGAGCAAGGATTTCGCAAAATTCCATCCGGGCGGTTCCTTGGGGAAAAAACTTTATTTACGGGTAAGCAATCTTACTTCGCTGAACGAAAAACCGCAAGTGAGCCCTGATACTGATGTGAAAAAAGTAATCGTTGAGATTTCAGAAAAAATGCTGGGCGTAACCGCCGTTGTTGAAAATGATGAAATTATAGGAATTATTACAGATGGAGATTTACGTCGGATGTTGACAAAAACCGATAGCTTTGCAGGACTGACCGCAAAAGACATTATGACCCAAAATCCAAAAAAAATTGCCAACAATGCGATGGCAGTAGAAGCCATGGAAATGATGGACAAATACGGTATTACCCAGATTCTTGCAGAGGAGAAAGGCAAATACAGCGGTGTGGTGCACATTCATAACCTTACCAAAGAGGGAATAATATAA
- a CDS encoding lipoprotein N-acyltransferase Lnb domain-containing protein has product MKKYYILFLLSIISVSVKAQFVPLSEASEISILTIGPGAELYDKFGHSAFRINDPATGQDVVFNYGVYDFDTPNFYTKFAQGKLLYQLGVSYYDSFYESYVAQNRWIKEQTLNLTQSEKQAVSNFLWNNARPENKKYKYDFFFDNCATKIRDVTQEVLGNKLEFKDDHITETYTFRELIQQNLNANSWGSLGIDIALGAVIDRAAKPIEYQFLPDYVFKGAANAVIHRNGKTEPLVKNTKVLFENKPQPPRSNFFLSPIFILGVLGLLIVLVTYRNYKNNRRSRYLDALIFFFTGLIGIFLLLLWFATDHTATANNYNLLWAFPISILVFWVIGKKKPSPKIKRYTLLLLLLLILLAIHWITGVQVFAIGLLPLLIALAIRYVYLIYVIGKE; this is encoded by the coding sequence GTGAAGAAATATTACATACTTTTTCTACTATCTATAATAAGTGTTTCTGTAAAAGCACAGTTTGTTCCACTTTCTGAAGCTTCAGAAATAAGTATTTTAACCATAGGCCCAGGTGCTGAGCTTTACGACAAGTTTGGGCATAGCGCTTTTAGAATAAACGATCCCGCCACAGGGCAGGATGTGGTTTTTAATTATGGGGTTTACGACTTTGACACACCCAATTTTTACACAAAATTTGCACAAGGCAAACTGCTCTATCAGTTAGGGGTAAGTTATTACGATTCTTTTTATGAAAGTTATGTAGCCCAAAACCGCTGGATAAAGGAACAAACCTTAAACCTTACCCAATCGGAAAAACAGGCGGTTTCAAATTTTCTTTGGAACAATGCTAGGCCCGAGAACAAAAAATATAAATACGATTTCTTTTTTGACAATTGCGCTACCAAGATTCGTGACGTAACCCAAGAGGTATTGGGCAATAAACTGGAATTTAAGGATGATCATATAACAGAAACCTATACGTTTAGGGAACTCATTCAGCAAAATCTCAATGCCAACAGCTGGGGAAGTTTGGGGATAGATATAGCTTTGGGTGCTGTAATTGATAGAGCCGCAAAACCCATTGAATACCAGTTTTTGCCGGATTATGTTTTTAAAGGTGCTGCCAACGCAGTGATACATAGAAATGGGAAAACCGAGCCATTGGTGAAAAACACAAAGGTTCTTTTTGAAAATAAACCGCAGCCTCCTAGAAGCAATTTCTTTTTAAGTCCGATTTTTATATTGGGAGTTTTGGGTTTATTGATTGTACTTGTGACGTATCGAAATTATAAAAATAATAGGCGAAGCCGCTATTTGGATGCCCTTATTTTCTTTTTTACGGGGCTTATTGGTATTTTTCTTTTGTTGCTTTGGTTTGCAACAGACCATACCGCAACTGCAAACAACTACAATCTGTTATGGGCTTTTCCTATTTCGATTTTGGTGTTTTGGGTCATTGGTAAAAAGAAGCCTTCGCCAAAAATTAAACGATATACCCTTTTGTTATTACTTCTTTTAATTCTTTTGGCAATCCATTGGATTACCGGCGTACAGGTATTTGCAATTGGATTAT
- the tatC gene encoding twin-arginine translocase subunit TatC yields the protein MKKIGSPEKEMSFLDHLEELRWHLIRSTIAVVVLALGAFILKDFIFDTLIFGPKRPDFPTYRMFCNISRSLGMDTFCFQEMPFRIQSRTMAGQFSAHMWTSIYAGIIIAFPYILYEFWRFISPGLKEKERKSSRGFIVIASILFFLGVLFGYYLITPLSINFLGNYQVSKEVFNDFDLDSYISLVRTSVLACGIVFELPIIMYILTKIGLVTPEILRKYRKFALIIVLILSAVITPPDIVSQIIVAIPILILYEVSIYISRIVIRNQKREERRRKKEGNI from the coding sequence ATGAAGAAAATAGGTTCCCCAGAAAAAGAAATGTCCTTTTTGGACCATTTGGAAGAATTGCGCTGGCACCTTATACGTTCCACCATTGCAGTGGTTGTTTTGGCATTGGGGGCATTTATATTAAAGGATTTTATATTTGACACCCTTATTTTTGGGCCAAAGCGTCCAGATTTTCCTACCTATAGAATGTTCTGCAACATTTCGCGTTCACTTGGAATGGATACTTTCTGTTTTCAGGAAATGCCATTCCGTATTCAAAGTAGAACTATGGCCGGGCAGTTTTCCGCACATATGTGGACTTCCATTTATGCAGGAATCATTATAGCTTTCCCATATATACTATATGAATTTTGGCGATTTATTAGCCCGGGACTAAAAGAAAAAGAACGCAAGAGCAGCCGTGGTTTTATCGTTATTGCGTCTATACTTTTCTTTTTGGGCGTATTGTTTGGGTATTATCTTATCACTCCCCTATCCATCAACTTTTTGGGCAATTATCAAGTGAGCAAGGAAGTATTTAACGACTTTGATTTGGACAGTTATATTTCGCTGGTGCGTACTTCAGTATTGGCCTGCGGAATTGTTTTTGAATTGCCAATCATTATGTACATCCTTACAAAGATTGGATTGGTTACCCCTGAAATCCTTCGGAAATACCGCAAATTTGCTTTAATTATCGTTTTAATTCTTTCGGCAGTAATCACCCCGCCGGATATTGTAAGCCAAATAATTGTTGCCATCCCGATACTTATTCTTTATGAGGTGAGTATTTATATATCGAGGATTGTGATAAGGAATCAGAAAAGAGAGGAAAGAAGAAGGAAAAAAGAGGGTAATATTTAG
- the recQ gene encoding DNA helicase RecQ has protein sequence MAEFDIYAALKKYFGFTRFKGLQEEVVKSILNGHNTFVVMPTGGGKSLCYQLPALMQDGTAIVVSPLIALMKNQVDALRSLSAEEGIAHVLNSSLNKTEVKRVKNDISSGVTKLLYVAPESLTKEEYVDFLQTQKISFMAIDEAHCISEWGHDFRPEYRNLKSIIQRIGNDIPIIGLTATATPKVQEDILKNLNMQDANTFKASFNRPNLYYEIRPKTKNVDSDIIRFVKQNEGKSGIVYCLSRKRVEELAQALQVNGIKAVPYHAGLDGKTRVKHQDMFLMEDVDVVVATIAFGMGIDKPDVRFVIHNDIPKSIESYYQETGRAGRDGGEGHCLAFYSYKDIEKLEKFMSGKPVAEQEIGQALLQEVVAFAETSISRRKFILHYFGEEFDNETGEGGMMDDNMRHPKKKHEAKEDAKQLLEVVSKTNEQYKSKEIVNVLVGKVNALIKSHRTDAQAYFGSGANHEPAYWMALLRQLLVAGYLKKDIETYGVIHLTEEGKKFIKSPTSFMMTEDHSFKDANDDVIVGVQKGGEVVDENLFKILKAELKKVAHDLDLPPFVIFQEPSLEDMALKYPITLEELSNVHGVGEGKAKKYGKPFIKIIQNYVEENDIIRPEDFVVKSTGSNSSLKLYIIQNVDRKLALPDIANAKGLEMPEFIKEMEAIVYSGTKLNIDYWIDEVLDEDQQEEIHEYFLEAKTDKIEEALDEFDGDYDEEELRLYRIKFISEVGN, from the coding sequence GTGGCAGAATTTGATATTTACGCAGCCCTGAAAAAATATTTTGGATTTACAAGATTTAAAGGCTTGCAGGAGGAAGTAGTCAAAAGCATCCTCAATGGCCATAATACCTTTGTGGTCATGCCTACTGGCGGAGGAAAATCACTGTGTTACCAACTTCCGGCACTTATGCAGGATGGTACAGCTATAGTAGTTTCCCCACTCATTGCACTTATGAAAAACCAAGTGGATGCGCTGCGTTCTCTTTCTGCGGAAGAAGGGATAGCACACGTTTTAAATTCTTCCCTCAATAAAACTGAGGTAAAGAGAGTGAAAAACGATATTTCCAGTGGAGTAACAAAATTACTCTACGTTGCCCCCGAATCTTTAACAAAAGAAGAGTATGTAGATTTTCTGCAAACCCAGAAAATTTCTTTTATGGCTATTGACGAGGCCCATTGCATCAGCGAGTGGGGGCATGATTTTCGGCCAGAATACCGAAACCTAAAAAGTATTATACAGCGGATAGGAAATGATATACCTATTATAGGGCTTACCGCCACTGCAACTCCAAAAGTACAGGAAGATATATTGAAAAACCTCAATATGCAGGATGCAAATACCTTTAAAGCATCTTTCAACCGTCCAAACTTATATTACGAAATACGCCCAAAAACCAAAAATGTAGATTCAGATATCATTCGTTTTGTAAAACAGAACGAGGGCAAAAGCGGTATTGTGTACTGTTTAAGTAGAAAAAGAGTGGAAGAACTGGCTCAGGCATTGCAAGTCAATGGTATAAAAGCTGTACCCTATCACGCAGGTCTCGACGGTAAAACACGGGTAAAGCACCAAGACATGTTTTTGATGGAAGACGTAGATGTGGTAGTTGCCACAATCGCCTTCGGAATGGGCATAGACAAACCGGATGTTCGCTTTGTTATCCATAACGATATTCCAAAAAGCATTGAAAGCTATTACCAAGAAACCGGACGTGCAGGCCGCGATGGGGGCGAAGGGCATTGCCTTGCTTTCTATAGTTATAAAGACATAGAAAAATTGGAAAAGTTTATGAGCGGAAAGCCTGTTGCCGAACAGGAAATAGGTCAAGCGCTTTTGCAGGAAGTAGTCGCTTTTGCGGAAACTTCCATTTCCCGCAGAAAGTTCATCCTACATTATTTTGGGGAAGAATTTGACAATGAAACAGGCGAAGGCGGAATGATGGACGACAATATGCGCCACCCCAAAAAAAAGCACGAGGCAAAAGAAGATGCCAAACAACTTCTTGAAGTAGTTTCAAAAACCAATGAACAATACAAAAGCAAGGAAATTGTAAATGTCCTGGTTGGTAAGGTCAATGCGCTTATAAAATCGCACAGAACCGATGCCCAGGCATATTTTGGTTCTGGAGCAAATCATGAACCTGCTTATTGGATGGCACTGCTTCGTCAACTTTTGGTTGCTGGATATCTGAAAAAAGATATTGAAACCTATGGCGTGATCCATTTAACCGAAGAAGGAAAGAAATTTATAAAATCGCCCACTTCCTTTATGATGACCGAAGACCATTCCTTTAAAGATGCAAATGATGATGTGATAGTTGGTGTTCAAAAAGGAGGCGAAGTTGTAGATGAAAATCTTTTCAAAATTCTGAAGGCAGAACTCAAAAAAGTTGCTCACGATTTAGACTTGCCACCTTTTGTTATTTTTCAGGAGCCTTCTCTGGAAGATATGGCGCTTAAATACCCAATTACCTTGGAGGAACTCTCAAATGTGCACGGTGTAGGGGAGGGTAAAGCCAAAAAATACGGCAAACCATTTATAAAAATAATACAAAACTACGTAGAGGAAAACGATATAATTAGGCCAGAAGATTTCGTGGTAAAGTCTACCGGAAGCAATAGTTCTTTGAAACTATATATTATTCAAAACGTGGATCGCAAGCTTGCCTTGCCAGATATTGCCAACGCCAAGGGCCTTGAAATGCCGGAGTTTATAAAGGAAATGGAAGCCATCGTTTACAGCGGTACCAAGCTGAATATAGATTATTGGATTGACGAGGTGCTTGATGAAGACCAACAGGAAGAAATCCATGAATATTTCTTAGAGGCTAAAACCGATAAAATAGAAGAGGCTTTAGACGAATTTGATGGGGATTATGACGAAGAGGAATTGCGCTTGTACCGAATTAAATTTATCAGTGAAGTTGGGAATTAG
- a CDS encoding putative type IX sorting system protein PorV2 has protein sequence MKEKLFLLIVLISATLGAQTVRKYSNEFMNIGVDAAAFGMSNAVVASSGDVNSGYWNPAGMVNLEDKQISLMHASYFANIANYDYAAFAMPLDDRSAVGLSVIRFGVDDILNTTQLIDSEGNIDYNRISLFSTADYGVTFSYARRLPLDGLNYGVNAKVIRRIIGDFASSWGFGLDAAVQFRTDKWMFGIMARDITTTFNAWSIDEEKFAEIQGAVEGQNQDLPETTEITIPKLQLGMARKFVYRYDFSLLAEVDLNFRFAETNDVISTSFASITPSLGLEFAYIDMVYVRGGVGNFQNIKQLDGSDSVGFQPNIGVGFRYKGIQVDYALTDIGDQSAALYSNVFSLKLDWEIFR, from the coding sequence TTGAAAGAGAAATTATTCCTCCTTATAGTACTTATTTCAGCTACGCTGGGTGCGCAGACCGTACGCAAATATTCCAATGAATTTATGAATATCGGTGTTGATGCCGCAGCATTCGGGATGAGCAATGCTGTAGTGGCTTCCTCGGGTGATGTAAACTCTGGGTACTGGAATCCCGCAGGTATGGTAAATCTTGAGGATAAACAGATTTCATTGATGCACGCCTCCTATTTTGCAAATATTGCGAATTATGATTATGCGGCCTTTGCAATGCCTTTGGACGACAGAAGCGCCGTAGGGCTATCGGTTATCCGTTTCGGGGTGGACGATATTTTAAACACCACCCAATTGATTGACAGCGAGGGCAACATAGATTACAACCGTATAAGCCTTTTTTCCACCGCAGATTATGGGGTTACTTTTTCCTATGCACGAAGACTTCCCTTGGACGGATTGAATTATGGTGTAAATGCCAAGGTGATCCGCCGTATTATTGGTGACTTTGCCTCTTCGTGGGGTTTTGGGCTAGATGCGGCGGTGCAATTCAGGACAGACAAATGGATGTTTGGAATTATGGCTCGTGACATTACTACCACTTTCAATGCTTGGAGCATAGACGAAGAAAAATTTGCTGAAATTCAGGGTGCCGTTGAGGGACAAAACCAAGACCTGCCCGAAACTACAGAAATAACTATCCCCAAACTTCAATTGGGGATGGCCCGTAAGTTTGTGTACCGCTATGATTTTTCGTTATTGGCCGAAGTAGATCTCAATTTTCGTTTTGCTGAAACTAATGATGTAATTTCTACTTCTTTCGCAAGTATCACACCTTCCTTAGGACTTGAATTCGCATATATTGATATGGTTTATGTGCGTGGTGGGGTTGGAAATTTTCAGAATATAAAACAGCTGGACGGGAGTGATTCCGTGGGCTTTCAACCCAACATCGGTGTTGGATTTAGGTATAAGGGTATTCAAGTGGATTATGCATTAACTGATATTGGCGACCAAAGCGCTGCTTTGTATTCCAATGTTTTTTCGTTGAAATTGGATTGGGAAATTTTTAGGTAG
- a CDS encoding CDP-alcohol phosphatidyltransferase family protein, giving the protein MNISKQIPNIITSLNILCGCVAILFAISGDLITASFFVFLGIFFDFFDGLAARLLKAQSEVGLQLDSLADVITSGVAPGVVMYQMLNLSYFHQMQTLTETFSLEGWNVSFKNYLPLIGLLIVIASAYRLAKFNVDTRQTSGFIGLPTPANALLILSLPLILQFQYSELAETIILNRWFLIGMTLLSCILLNAEIPLFALKFKTWDFKSNAVRYVFLIICGVLLVLLKFLAIPFIILLYILLSLVNHKEHQEGTKHTKKSL; this is encoded by the coding sequence ATGAATATATCAAAACAAATCCCAAATATTATCACCTCCCTAAACATCCTATGCGGATGCGTTGCAATTCTTTTTGCAATTTCCGGTGATTTGATAACCGCTTCTTTCTTTGTTTTCCTCGGAATTTTCTTCGACTTTTTTGATGGGCTGGCAGCCCGATTGCTAAAAGCGCAGAGCGAGGTTGGCCTCCAGTTGGATTCCTTGGCAGATGTTATTACCAGCGGTGTTGCGCCCGGAGTTGTAATGTACCAAATGTTGAATCTGTCTTATTTCCATCAAATGCAGACGCTGACTGAAACATTTTCATTGGAGGGATGGAATGTAAGTTTTAAAAATTATCTGCCGCTTATTGGTTTGTTAATCGTGATTGCCTCAGCCTACCGATTGGCAAAATTCAACGTAGATACACGGCAAACTTCAGGCTTTATTGGATTACCCACGCCAGCAAACGCACTTTTGATTTTAAGCCTGCCCCTAATCTTACAGTTTCAATATTCTGAACTGGCAGAAACCATTATTTTAAACCGTTGGTTTTTGATAGGAATGACCTTGCTGAGCTGTATTCTTTTAAATGCCGAAATCCCACTTTTCGCCCTCAAATTCAAGACCTGGGATTTTAAAAGCAACGCTGTACGTTATGTGTTTCTGATAATTTGTGGAGTGCTGTTGGTACTGCTGAAGTTTTTGGCGATACCATTTATAATTCTACTTTATATATTGCTTTCGTTGGTTAACCACAAAGAACACCAAGAAGGCACAAAGCACACAAAGAAATCTCTCTGA